One genomic segment of Mycolicibacterium chubuense NBB4 includes these proteins:
- a CDS encoding BCCT family transporter, with amino-acid sequence MSTSEEELTAGIAGSSVHSETTDGPIPHPVLDIPVEEHKITASRGVDWVVFGVTAVIAVGFLIWGFVSTGSLASASSNALTWVMNNTGWLFVLTGTGFVLFVLWLALGRYGTIPLGRDDEEPEFNGVSWVAMMFSAGMGIGLMFFGVAEPLSHFSTPPPGTGPEGNPEAVQNAMATTLFHWTLHPWAIYAVVGLSIAYGVYRKGRLQLISAAFEPLIGSRANGPWGKVIDMLAIFATLFGSAASLGLGALQIRSGLHLVAGMSETGNAILVVIITILTVAFVLSAVSGVARGIQWLSNINMVLAVVLALFVFVVGPTVFILNLLPTALGSYAADLPSMSARTGAEGADVNAWLQSWTIFYWAWWVSWTPFVGMFIARISRGRTIRQFVAGVLLVPSLVSLIWFAIFGGAAINVQQGGTDLAGEGTVEQQLFTLLDQYPIATIASVIVMVLVAIFFVSGADAASIVMGSLSQKGTIKPSRGTVIFWGVATGAVAAVMLLVGGEDALNGLQTITIIAALPFLLVMIGMAVALVKDLRHDPKIVRREYAAEAVNSAVIAGVTAHGDDFIISVEKDPNCDDESTTAR; translated from the coding sequence ATGTCCACCTCTGAAGAGGAGCTCACCGCCGGCATCGCGGGCAGCTCCGTCCACTCCGAGACCACCGACGGCCCCATCCCGCATCCGGTCCTGGACATCCCGGTCGAGGAGCACAAGATCACCGCCTCCCGGGGCGTCGACTGGGTGGTGTTCGGCGTGACCGCCGTGATCGCCGTCGGGTTCCTGATCTGGGGATTCGTCAGCACCGGGAGTCTGGCCAGCGCCTCGAGCAACGCCCTGACCTGGGTGATGAACAACACCGGGTGGCTGTTCGTGCTCACCGGCACCGGGTTCGTCCTCTTCGTCCTCTGGCTGGCCCTGGGCCGGTACGGCACCATCCCGCTGGGCCGCGACGACGAGGAACCCGAGTTCAACGGCGTGTCGTGGGTCGCGATGATGTTCAGCGCCGGCATGGGCATCGGCCTGATGTTCTTCGGCGTGGCCGAACCGCTGTCGCACTTCTCGACGCCGCCGCCGGGCACCGGGCCCGAGGGCAACCCCGAGGCCGTGCAGAACGCGATGGCCACGACGCTGTTCCACTGGACGCTGCACCCGTGGGCGATCTACGCCGTCGTCGGTCTGTCCATCGCCTACGGCGTCTACCGCAAGGGCCGGCTGCAGCTGATCAGCGCGGCGTTCGAGCCGCTGATCGGGTCCCGGGCCAACGGGCCGTGGGGCAAGGTCATCGACATGCTGGCGATCTTCGCCACACTGTTCGGCTCGGCTGCCTCGCTGGGTCTGGGCGCGCTGCAGATCCGCAGCGGACTGCACCTCGTCGCCGGCATGAGCGAGACCGGCAACGCGATCCTCGTCGTCATCATCACGATCCTGACGGTGGCCTTCGTACTGTCGGCGGTCTCCGGTGTCGCCCGCGGCATCCAGTGGCTGTCCAACATCAACATGGTGCTGGCGGTGGTGCTGGCACTGTTCGTCTTCGTGGTCGGCCCCACAGTGTTCATCCTCAACCTGCTGCCGACCGCGTTGGGCAGCTACGCCGCCGACCTGCCGTCGATGTCGGCGCGCACCGGCGCCGAGGGCGCGGACGTCAACGCGTGGCTGCAGTCGTGGACGATCTTCTACTGGGCCTGGTGGGTGTCGTGGACGCCGTTCGTCGGCATGTTCATCGCGCGGATCTCGCGCGGCCGCACCATCCGCCAGTTCGTGGCCGGCGTGCTGCTGGTGCCCAGCCTGGTGTCGCTGATCTGGTTCGCGATCTTCGGCGGCGCGGCCATCAACGTCCAGCAGGGCGGGACCGACCTCGCCGGTGAGGGCACCGTCGAGCAGCAGCTGTTCACGTTGCTCGACCAGTATCCGATCGCCACGATCGCCAGCGTGATCGTGATGGTGCTGGTCGCGATCTTCTTCGTCTCCGGCGCCGACGCCGCCTCGATCGTGATGGGGTCGCTGTCGCAGAAGGGGACGATCAAACCCAGCCGCGGCACCGTGATCTTCTGGGGCGTGGCCACCGGCGCGGTGGCGGCGGTGATGCTGCTCGTCGGCGGTGAGGACGCGCTGAACGGGCTGCAGACCATCACGATCATCGCGGCCCTGCCGTTCCTGCTCGTCATGATCGGCATGGCGGTGGCCCTGGTGAAGGATCTGCGGCACGACCCGAAGATCGTGCGGCGCGAGTACGCCGCCGAGGCGGTCAACAGCGCGGTGATCGCTGGGGTGACCGCGCACGGCGACGACTTCATCATCTCGGTGGAGAAAGACCCCAACTGCGACGACGAGTCGACGACGGCACGCTGA
- a CDS encoding DUF6912 family protein: MVRVFVPATLAMLQRLVAEGSLQPVGGTAFAVTPTLREAYSDGDEDELADVALREAALASLRLLGEEPADGLPARRAVLEAEVADDAEVTVRPDLDDAVVRLAAPVPIDRVIAAYVDNAAAEPAVLAAVEVIDEADLGDEDAELTVGDAQDHDLAWYAPQELPFLLELL, from the coding sequence CTGGTGCGCGTCTTCGTCCCCGCAACCCTGGCCATGCTGCAGCGGCTGGTCGCCGAGGGATCGCTGCAGCCGGTCGGTGGGACCGCGTTCGCGGTGACGCCGACGCTGCGCGAGGCCTACTCTGACGGTGACGAGGACGAACTCGCCGACGTCGCGCTGCGCGAGGCCGCACTGGCGTCGTTGCGGCTCCTCGGCGAGGAACCCGCCGACGGCCTGCCCGCACGCCGGGCCGTGCTGGAGGCGGAGGTCGCCGACGACGCCGAGGTCACGGTGCGCCCAGACCTCGACGACGCCGTGGTGCGGCTGGCCGCCCCCGTCCCGATCGACCGCGTCATCGCCGCCTACGTCGACAACGCGGCGGCCGAGCCGGCCGTGCTGGCCGCCGTCGAGGTGATCGACGAGGCGGATCTGGGGGACGAGGACGCCGAGCTCACGGTCGGCGACGCCCAGGACCACGATCTGGCGTGGTATGCGCCACAGGAGCTCCCATTTCTGCTCGAGCTTCTCTGA